A region of Schistosoma mansoni strain Puerto Rico chromosome 1, complete genome DNA encodes the following proteins:
- a CDS encoding putative transient receptor potential cation channel,subfamily m, member — protein MFVDSILRYLVEHGTASLQEADENGRLPIHVAAVFGQPVILSYLIRVLSTRLHPLNIPAQFLPALNEDNECSLEEEEAEDDVNNKQNQNPFHCKLSVTAKDSSEGFKANVMKTVAAANYLDMNHWTPLHHASCEDAVNHYYDCIKILLDNGADPMLPTSQGKTALDLAYAAGRSQMLVDVLPKKQLIALLMLIDDIVPLKVRKRLSEEEKLKERTGLGGMTACEPYAVMSAKREPSPGLSADMHKRSRKGYSFIRRLADKMDTTDVSKGQLGNFTKTVKVDSTNIMSIWRKILLNDNVELLETLRDSMAWRQSKSNTSTLPMDFSKISDSITMPTDHISLDDFETAQQISLKQMSELFSDCYENGTGVFTHVQGAFQENLKAHDFRTVLQSMSGLLTFKSLSTNKIVILRPMHRSLLFLAIICGRFRVVEQLIRMRQFDVLPAAVLVTLILRRLHKEPTFPQQMLGELITFADRLEAIAVDVLNLVFLKDNTPEKMICRSMLNAPLRTFGGISLIDLCAKAKCTNVLSLSCCQRLLDERWHGVLICLPIWMRWTCKFFPVAGLFYFEYRTKKELKRAELIRSITASAASGGKVTPNLLSDSTSRTDVKSSGHIITKVFPATPQLTNNPLVTKRTKTTKVQNTISVHSSQGPKPHVGIYERMSNQFGWTSSPRLHFVTGVYLSPSMKFCLHSLFHLLFLMLFSVVCVYNLHFSCSRMEIVSLSYVLGYAFEELRQLILEASRDGFSDYLRDGWNWIDVFAITLTSIGFCTRMNVVNKHGSEFEEAHDVILYTTRNLYMLGLNLFYMRTLHITSISPIIGPRLKMMADMLRKDLIPLLIVFAIFIISYGVWFQGLIYPNSFYETHGQRQKKHLMNITELSRQRDMQRLGVLMSFSELFRRAFYSIFEVSIVLEEETCEDNKYCGSELGFNTVIFFVLVLYVGIVNIILINLLIALFSNTVSRIDQKSTAHWLAGRYKMVKEYSERTLLPPPFNTLCIIYELFRCFYIGTSQCFCKNIKFPFGRNKKLFKTESNDDLEEQENESPDEENSNLKKHLTRENQLIKIKEENNRRIKLLMGESDDRGKLYKQEIDAVLKFILIQSFALQNSRQTLGTGVSFRGPYTSQNASSSDGTTTSESIQLRNNQIDSRLERIEAILEKVVDRVNQIKITDTLSSQATPTIRSPVPIRMPSVKLTHAPTDVQFIPTKIPTSKELFQQLNEESQSETETNAHSLTSKLPSIKIQKSS, from the exons ATGTTTGTTGATTCCATTTTACG ATATCTAGTTGAACATGGAACAGCATCATTACAGGAAGCTGATGAAAATGGACGTCTACCTATTCATGTTGCAGCAGTATTTGGTCAGCCAGTTATTTTATCTTATCTTATACGTGTTTTGTCTACTCGTCTTCATCCACTTAACATTCCAGCTCAATTTCTACCTGCATTGAATGAAGATAATGAATGTTCTCTGGAAGAGGAGGAAGCTGAAGATgatgtaaataataaacaaaatcagaACCCATTTCATTGTAAATTATCTGTAACTGCAAAAGATTCTTCAGAGGGTTTTAAAGCAAACGTCATGAAAACAGTTGCAGCTGCAAATTATCTCGATATGAACCACTGGACTCCATTACATCATGCAAGCTGTGAAGATGCTGtgaatcattattatgattgtaTAAAAATTCTATTAGATAATGGAGCTGATCCAATGTTGCCTACTTCACAAGGAAAAACGGCATTAGATTTAGCATATGCTGCTGGTAGATCACAGATGTTAGTTGATGTATTGCCAAAAAAACAATTGATTGCCTTACTGATGTTAATCGATGATATCGTTCCACTAAAAGTGAGAAAACGATTATCCGAAGAGGAAAAGCTAAAGGAACGTACTGGATTAGGTGGTATGACAGCTTGTGAACCATACGCTGTAATGAGTGCCAAAAGAGAACCCAGTCCAGGTTTAAGTGCTGATATGCATAAAAGATCTCGTAAAGGTTATTCATTTATTCGTCGTTTAGCTGATAAAATGGATACGACCGATGTTAGCAAAGGTCAGTTGGGAAATTTCACAAAAACTGTTAAAGTCGATAGTACGAATATAATGAGCATATGGCGTAAgattttattaaatgataatgtAGAGTTATTAGAAACACTAAGAGATTCTATGGCCTGGCGACAAAGCAAATCGAACACTTCTACACTTCCCATGGATTTTAGTAAAATAAGTGATAGTATAACGATGCCTACAGATCACATTTCATTAGATGATTTTGAAACTGCACAACAAATTAGCCTAAAACAAATGTCAGAACTATTTTCTGATTGCTATGAAAATGGTACTGGTGTTTTTACACACGTTCAAGGTGCATTTCAAGAAAATTTAAAAGCTCATGATTTTCGAACTGTTCTACAATCAATGAGCGGTTTACTTACATTCAAATCATTAAGTACCAATAAAATTGTGATTCTTCGCCCAATGCACAGATCATTGTTATTCTTAGCAATCATTTGTGGACGATTTCGTGTCGTTGAACAGTTAATTCGAATGAGACAATTTGATGTTCTACCAGCAGCAGTTTTAGTGACACTTATTCTTCGTCGACTTCACAAAGAACCTACTTTTCCTCAACAA ATGTTAGGTGAACTGATCACTTTTGCTGACCGATTAGAAGCTATCGCTGTTGATGTACTCAACTTGGTTTTTCTTAAAGATAACACTCCAGAAAAAATGATATGTCGTTCAATGTTGAATGCACCTTTGCGTACATTCGGAGGAATTTCATTAATAGATTTATGCGCCAAAGCTAAATGTACTAATGTGTTAAGCTTATCTTGCTGTCAAAGACTTCTGGATGAACGATGGCATGGAGTTTTGATTTGTTTACCTATATGGATGAGATGGACGTGCAAGTTTTTTCCCGTCGCTGGGCtcttttattttgaatacagaACGAAAAAAGAACTTAAACGTGCAGAGTTAATAAGAAGTATAACAGCCAGTGCAGCATCGGGGGGTAAAGTGACTCCCAACTTACTCAGTGATTCAACAAGTCGTACGGATGTAAAATCTAGTGGTCATATTATAACTAAAGTTTTCCCTGCTACACCTCAATTAACTAACAATCCGTTAGTTACAAAGCGCACAAAGACAACGAAAGTTCAGAACACCATCTCGGTTCATTCATCTCAAGGTCCTAAACCACATGTAGGTATTTACGAACGTATGTCAAATCAATTTGGATGGACCTCTTCACCAAGATTACATTTTGTCACAGGAGTTTATTTGTCACCTTCAATGAAATTTTGTCTACACTCTTTATTTCACTTACTATTCTTGATGTTGTTTTCAGTTGTATGTGTATATAATCTACATTTTTCCTGTAGTCGAATGGAAATAGTTTCTTTATCTTATGTATTGGGTTATGCATTTGAGGAGTTAAGACAGCTGATACTTGAAGCATCTCGAGATGGATTCAGTGATTATTTAAGAGATGGTTGGAATTGGATCGATGTGTTTGCAATCACTTTGACATCTATTGGATTTTGTACAAGAATGAATGTAGTAAATAAACATGGGTCGGAATTTGAAGAAGCCCATGATGTTATACTTTATACAACTCGTAATCTTTATATGCTTGGTCTAAATCTTTTTTACATGAGAACTCTTCATATTACTTCAATTTCACCAATTATTGGTCCACGACTTAAAATGATGGCTGATATGTTACGTAAAGATTTGATACCATTATTAATAGTATTTGCAATTTTCATTATCTCTTATGGAGTGTGGTTTCAAGGATTAATATATCCAAATAGTTTTTATGAGACACATGGGCAACGTCAAAAAAAGCATTTAATGAACATTactgaattatcacgtcaacGTGATATGCAGAGACTTGGAGTGCTCATGTCATTTAGTGAATTATTTCGACGTGCCTTCTATagtatatttgaagtgagtATTGTTTTAGAAGAAGAGACATGTGAAGATAATAAATATTGTGGCAGTGAATTAGGATTTAATACAGTTATATTTTTTGTTCTGGTGCTATATGTTGGAATTGTTAATATTATCTTAATCAATCTACTTATTGCATTGTTCAGTAATACAGTATCAAGAATTGATCAAAAGTCAACAGCACATTGGTTAGCTGGACGTTATAAAATGGTTAAAGAATATAGTGAACGAACATTATTACCACCACCATTCAATACATTATGCataatttatgaattatttcGTTGTTTCTACATTGGTACTAGTCAATGCTTTTGTAAGAATATAAAATTCCCATTTGGAAGAaataaaaaattgtttaaaactGAGTCAAATGATGACTTGGAGGAGCAAGAAAATGAATCACCTGATGAAGAGAATAGTAATTTGAAAAAACATTTAACTAGAGAAAACCAACTAATTAAAATTAAGGAAGAGAATAATAGGCgaattaaattattaatggGTGAATCAGATGATCGTGGTAAATTATATAAACAAGAAATTGACGctgtattaaaatttattttaatacaaaGTTTTGCATTACAAAATAGTAGACAAACATTGGGTACAGGAGTTAGTTTTAGGGGACCATATACCAGTCAAAATGCAAGTAGTTCTGATGGAACAACTACTAGTGAAAGTATACAATTACGTAATAATCAAATAGATAGCCGATTAGAACGTATTGAAGCTATATTAGAAAAAGTTGTTGATCGTGTGAATCAAATTAAAATAACCGATACATTATCATCTCAAGCAACACCAACTATACGTTCACCTGTTCCTATACGTATGCCATCTGTAAAATTAACTCATGCACCCACTGATGTACAGTTTATACCTACAAAGATTCCAACATCAAAAGAATTATTTCAACAGCTTAATGAAGAGTCTCAAAGTGAAACTGAAACTAATGCACATTCTCTCACTAGTAAACTACCATCTATCAAAATACAAAAGTCATCTTAA